The following are encoded together in the Thermococcus sibiricus MM 739 genome:
- a CDS encoding PadR family transcriptional regulator, with the protein MERPKYKGHLKLLILYLLKEKPQHGYGIMYELETRYGIPTPSPGAIYPILSGLKRNGLIRVAGKGKREKKLYQITDRGKEYLDEHKNELFEVIRMIESFKEFRSLGGNELKEAIKEVFMAIPSLTEEQKKALSDEIEEFTRKIRLIILGGK; encoded by the coding sequence ATGGAAAGACCAAAGTATAAAGGCCATCTTAAGCTCCTTATCCTTTATCTGCTAAAGGAAAAGCCACAACATGGGTATGGAATAATGTATGAGCTTGAAACTAGATATGGCATCCCAACTCCAAGTCCGGGGGCCATATATCCTATTTTATCAGGTTTAAAAAGAAATGGCCTGATTAGAGTAGCTGGGAAAGGTAAAAGAGAGAAGAAACTCTATCAAATAACAGATAGAGGGAAGGAATATCTTGATGAACATAAAAATGAGCTTTTTGAAGTTATCAGGATGATAGAATCCTTTAAGGAATTTAGAAGTCTTGGAGGGAATGAGCTCAAAGAAGCAATTAAGGAAGTTTTTATGGCCATTCCATCACTTACAGAGGAACAAAAAAAAGCACTTTCAGATGAGATTGAAGAATTTACGAGGAAAATTAGACTAATAATCTTAGGGGGGAAGTGA
- a CDS encoding TIGR00266 family protein produces MRYEIIQRPSFSLVEVELEEGEAIKAEPGAMVHMSPTIKIETKTGGVFKALKRSMLGGESIFINTFRAEEGKGNIGLAPAYMGDIEALEIRGTLYAQSGAFLASSETIEINTKFGGAKTFFSREGLFLLKLSGEGTVFLSSFGGIYKKELRNERFIIDTGHLVAFTEGLDFRVKRVGGLKSTIFGGEGLVAEFYGSGTLYIQTRSIDSFLDWLIPFLPKSGD; encoded by the coding sequence ATGAGATACGAAATTATTCAACGACCTAGTTTTAGCTTGGTTGAAGTGGAGCTTGAAGAAGGAGAGGCCATTAAAGCTGAACCCGGTGCAATGGTACATATGAGCCCTACCATAAAAATAGAAACAAAAACCGGAGGGGTCTTTAAAGCCCTAAAACGTTCGATGCTTGGTGGAGAGAGCATTTTCATAAATACTTTTAGAGCCGAAGAAGGAAAAGGAAATATTGGCCTTGCACCTGCTTACATGGGAGATATAGAGGCATTAGAGATTAGGGGAACATTGTATGCTCAAAGTGGTGCATTTTTGGCAAGCTCAGAAACTATTGAAATAAACACAAAATTTGGTGGTGCAAAGACATTCTTCTCAAGAGAAGGCCTATTCCTTTTAAAATTAAGTGGAGAAGGTACAGTGTTTCTTTCAAGTTTTGGAGGAATTTATAAAAAAGAACTGAGGAACGAAAGATTTATCATAGATACGGGCCACTTAGTAGCCTTCACAGAAGGACTTGATTTTAGAGTAAAAAGAGTAGGTGGACTTAAGAGCACAATATTCGGTGGAGAAGGTCTTGTTGCTGAATTTTATGGAAGCGGCACCTTATATATACAAACAAGAAGCATAGACAGCTTTTTAGACTGGCTAATTCCATTTTTGCCTAAATCTGGAGACTGA
- a CDS encoding DUF6849 domain-containing protein, with product MKVVLKPIFDAPLTPDFIEVIRAKLIGKEVKEGDTVEIDLLGKALQFKVIYSEPKLIRVNKDTKIELTEEEIFSLTLDFEKEIRDVLFSEKWIVILLENEVLILNQKGHKIFNQKFDNLKKAKASNGIIAVIHNGGKKLTLIHL from the coding sequence ATGAAAGTTGTATTAAAGCCGATTTTTGATGCTCCTTTAACACCTGATTTTATAGAGGTCATAAGAGCAAAACTTATAGGAAAAGAAGTTAAAGAAGGAGATACTGTAGAGATAGACCTTTTAGGAAAAGCCCTTCAATTTAAGGTAATATACAGTGAACCAAAACTCATAAGGGTAAACAAGGACACGAAAATAGAGCTTACTGAGGAGGAGATATTTAGTCTAACATTGGATTTTGAAAAAGAGATTAGAGACGTGCTTTTCTCTGAAAAATGGATCGTGATACTTCTTGAAAATGAAGTTCTGATTTTAAACCAAAAAGGGCACAAGATTTTTAACCAAAAGTTCGACAATCTCAAAAAGGCCAAGGCCTCAAATGGAATTATAGCGGTGATCCATAATGGCGGCAAAAAACTCACACTCATTCACCTTTGA
- a CDS encoding restriction endonuclease, with protein MKWSLEILQEASREILVEALINLLDKMGFNNVEKIENPKEWGVEILALRDDPIAGFEKYVVKIKHEALASSQDIESFGEAIMRSKADKGIFLAIHGFTKDAKLLVGKEYKGRMITWDGEKFIEELNAREVPVSKELLEKIERKREQEKLEERRKGALKVIKLDVPLLYPFSADKIFDQIVSLLEREYKIKKEDIFLKKLTLEVLAAYIFSWSSQMDENMKDKALVPSRDEIFPFVSKNGELEKRLSKALLESGSAIKASEVRVVESLTPSEAVLLVKSKLAEDLKVSQSSIILHSRKKVYIPQKAMLDLQVGANFAKGRVDLKSKEATLKIEPLPKEKLIEIAREECRNLLGEDLEDISLNIKDNIAIINGQVSRFLFGAAVHIYSGRVLKRKSKMRKEAILSEVSDRYPGGKVISFTEKEDKAIIDVLTPEGIVVLEFNLENGEYNIKVELLHPYNLAKTGKDLIESNFDIKHLKLGDFKVINHRNIELLLESEDGKVLLKADGKSGDIMDYFVEISPKKARKIILEKYSGWRIKKIEELKDNYKAELENDRLLLRISLSKDGKILEETDKHLKEEVAREIAEKFLDGKGISAEIKEIKLDANWQVRFAGEERVGEILIEKISGKVLKSEIFLTETVIEEMYQKHVLEKFNDKNLKTETIIVHKEKGYATIKLSGDEAFYYAKLDLRTGKLLEEDTVPNKGLIAKIKKLQLDAKYK; from the coding sequence ATGAAGTGGAGTTTAGAAATTTTACAAGAGGCCTCTCGGGAAATTCTAGTTGAAGCTTTGATAAATTTACTTGATAAAATGGGATTTAACAATGTAGAAAAAATTGAGAACCCAAAAGAGTGGGGTGTAGAAATCTTGGCCCTCAGGGATGATCCCATTGCAGGGTTTGAGAAATATGTAGTGAAGATCAAGCATGAAGCTTTAGCCTCTTCTCAGGATATTGAATCATTTGGCGAGGCAATAATGAGATCTAAGGCGGATAAAGGGATTTTTCTGGCAATACACGGGTTCACTAAAGATGCAAAACTGCTTGTGGGGAAAGAGTACAAGGGGAGGATGATTACGTGGGATGGTGAAAAGTTTATTGAAGAATTAAATGCGAGGGAAGTGCCAGTAAGTAAAGAGTTACTCGAAAAAATTGAGAGAAAAAGAGAGCAGGAAAAACTAGAAGAGAGACGTAAAGGAGCTTTGAAGGTAATCAAATTAGATGTTCCTCTTTTGTATCCTTTTTCTGCTGACAAAATCTTTGATCAAATAGTCTCTTTACTCGAAAGGGAGTATAAGATAAAAAAAGAGGACATTTTTTTGAAGAAGTTAACTTTAGAGGTTTTGGCAGCATATATCTTTTCTTGGTCCTCTCAGATGGATGAGAACATGAAAGATAAGGCTTTAGTCCCATCTAGAGATGAGATATTCCCCTTTGTGAGTAAGAATGGTGAATTGGAGAAAAGACTCTCTAAAGCACTTCTGGAGAGTGGTTCTGCCATTAAGGCAAGTGAGGTAAGGGTTGTTGAATCACTAACACCAAGTGAGGCAGTCTTACTTGTTAAATCAAAACTTGCAGAGGATCTAAAAGTCTCTCAAAGTAGCATCATACTGCATTCCCGGAAAAAGGTATATATCCCTCAAAAAGCGATGCTGGATTTGCAAGTTGGAGCAAATTTCGCAAAGGGAAGAGTGGATCTCAAGAGCAAAGAAGCTACTCTTAAAATAGAGCCTCTTCCCAAAGAGAAACTAATTGAGATTGCCAGAGAAGAATGTAGAAACTTACTTGGTGAGGATCTTGAGGATATCTCACTTAACATAAAGGATAATATTGCTATAATAAATGGTCAGGTTAGCAGGTTCCTTTTTGGGGCAGCTGTTCATATATACAGCGGGAGAGTTTTAAAGAGAAAATCAAAGATGAGGAAAGAAGCAATCCTTTCTGAGGTTTCTGATAGATATCCTGGAGGAAAAGTCATTTCTTTCACTGAAAAAGAGGATAAAGCAATAATTGACGTATTAACTCCAGAAGGTATTGTGGTTTTGGAATTTAATTTAGAAAATGGAGAGTATAATATTAAGGTCGAACTCTTACATCCGTACAATCTTGCAAAAACTGGAAAAGACCTTATTGAAAGCAATTTTGATATAAAACATCTTAAGCTTGGTGACTTTAAGGTTATTAACCACAGGAATATAGAGTTACTTCTAGAAAGCGAGGATGGGAAAGTTCTGTTAAAAGCCGATGGTAAAAGTGGGGATATCATGGATTATTTTGTCGAGATTAGTCCAAAAAAAGCCAGAAAAATAATCTTGGAAAAATACTCTGGATGGCGAATAAAGAAAATAGAAGAGTTAAAAGATAATTATAAAGCAGAATTAGAGAATGACAGACTCCTATTGAGAATTTCTCTTAGTAAAGATGGAAAGATACTAGAAGAGACTGATAAGCATCTAAAAGAGGAAGTTGCAAGAGAAATTGCAGAAAAATTCTTGGATGGGAAGGGCATAAGTGCGGAAATTAAAGAAATAAAGCTTGATGCCAACTGGCAGGTTAGGTTTGCAGGTGAGGAAAGAGTTGGGGAGATTCTCATAGAAAAGATCTCTGGAAAAGTTTTAAAGAGTGAAATTTTCCTGACGGAAACTGTGATTGAGGAGATGTATCAAAAACACGTACTGGAGAAGTTTAATGATAAAAATCTGAAAACAGAAACTATAATAGTTCACAAAGAAAAGGGATATGCAACTATAAAACTCTCTGGGGATGAGGCTTTTTATTATGCAAAACTTGATCTAAGAACAGGAAAATTACTGGAGGAAGATACAGTACCCAACAAGGGTTTAATAGCAAAAATAAAGAAATTGCAATTGGATGCAAAATATAAATAG
- a CDS encoding metallophosphoesterase produces MRRIVASLLILLTLSLINVDQVSAEALPGDVLKYPMPGAPVVALPGEIVEIQPQDEVDIASLSIVSVLNGPYELDIIEKGATLKVKIPENVVPDVYFLQVKSSKGEIIIPNGVWVLKEYPQVLRIAHLSDTHVISGAKFGYVCREYFQGSIQKIQKLCDGGMIIPLHSYVATDSAYTYWSMDDRVNVIITTGDVVDTAGDSKAYKMLFDIISTTTAAGRPTIIVKGNHDDPPNYYPKLIGPTDYYITIGKFLIIALDSHGDEAHPSMQQLEWMENILEEHPDKIPIVLVHHPYWYSGSEGWIGGYIEGTAFDDKSWEEMIQYGSFYWFGRNQEFLDIARRFLQDVEKYNIKLIMSGHIHHDKLHVYVDKNGNEHWFVTLTTTGAPDKEPNPPSKPNYSPTWYGSNVVEIDENGNVKLPEVEKMFGSLFNDFISLPVPQEFIITRWATDFGSAVKFINLLGEESGKFAIEIPDGAQVDASVTNVTYKLLGERKIGDKTYELFEITVPKGISQLVISKGKDTEKPQIDIPYITPSKPTKGKPFKVFISLKDNLGVKDIYVEIEANGVVTKYPAVQTSGGQAEYFMAEIPGVDADGYVIRAVAIDFYGNKATSEMTVGEIETSTTPSTTESPTSSSTTSSPSTTSPETTSPTTETPTSSSTTTSGGTCGPAAIISLALLPLIAHRKKK; encoded by the coding sequence ATGAGAAGAATAGTTGCTTCCTTGTTAATTCTTCTAACCCTGTCTTTAATTAATGTAGACCAAGTAAGTGCAGAAGCCCTTCCAGGAGACGTTTTGAAGTATCCAATGCCCGGAGCTCCTGTGGTAGCACTTCCAGGAGAGATTGTGGAGATACAACCACAGGATGAGGTAGACATAGCCTCTCTCTCAATAGTCTCTGTTTTGAATGGCCCATATGAGCTAGATATCATCGAGAAGGGTGCTACATTAAAGGTAAAAATTCCAGAAAATGTTGTTCCAGATGTCTATTTCCTTCAAGTTAAGTCAAGTAAAGGAGAGATTATCATCCCCAACGGTGTGTGGGTTCTCAAAGAATACCCCCAGGTACTTAGGATTGCACATTTAAGTGATACTCACGTCATAAGTGGAGCCAAATTTGGTTACGTATGCAGAGAATATTTCCAAGGAAGCATACAGAAAATACAAAAACTATGTGACGGAGGCATGATAATTCCGCTTCACAGCTATGTTGCCACAGATAGTGCTTATACTTACTGGAGTATGGATGACAGAGTTAATGTCATAATAACCACTGGAGACGTTGTTGATACCGCTGGAGACAGCAAGGCGTATAAAATGTTATTCGATATAATCTCCACTACAACCGCAGCAGGAAGGCCAACGATAATTGTGAAAGGAAACCACGATGATCCGCCAAACTACTATCCCAAACTAATAGGACCAACTGACTATTACATTACCATAGGGAAGTTCCTCATTATAGCTCTCGATTCTCATGGAGATGAAGCCCACCCCTCTATGCAACAGCTCGAATGGATGGAAAACATTCTTGAGGAACACCCTGATAAAATCCCAATAGTACTTGTTCACCATCCATATTGGTATTCTGGATCAGAAGGATGGATTGGAGGATACATCGAGGGAACGGCCTTTGACGACAAATCTTGGGAAGAGATGATACAATACGGTAGCTTTTACTGGTTCGGAAGAAACCAGGAATTCTTAGATATAGCAAGAAGGTTCCTTCAGGATGTGGAGAAGTACAACATCAAACTAATCATGAGTGGACATATACACCACGACAAGCTCCATGTTTATGTTGATAAAAACGGAAATGAGCATTGGTTCGTTACCTTAACCACAACAGGAGCCCCAGACAAAGAACCCAATCCACCATCAAAACCAAACTACAGTCCAACATGGTACGGATCCAATGTAGTAGAGATAGACGAGAACGGAAATGTTAAACTCCCCGAAGTGGAAAAGATGTTTGGAAGTCTCTTCAACGACTTTATCTCCTTACCAGTCCCGCAGGAGTTTATTATCACTAGATGGGCAACTGATTTCGGCAGTGCGGTAAAATTCATTAACTTGTTGGGAGAAGAAAGTGGAAAATTTGCCATTGAAATCCCAGATGGGGCTCAAGTTGACGCAAGTGTAACAAACGTGACATACAAACTTCTTGGAGAGAGAAAAATAGGAGACAAAACATATGAACTCTTTGAAATCACTGTGCCCAAAGGAATATCCCAACTCGTTATAAGCAAAGGGAAAGACACAGAGAAGCCCCAAATAGATATCCCCTACATTACACCATCCAAGCCCACAAAAGGAAAACCATTTAAAGTCTTTATCAGCCTAAAAGACAACTTAGGAGTCAAAGATATTTATGTAGAAATTGAAGCAAATGGGGTTGTTACGAAATATCCAGCAGTTCAAACCAGTGGAGGACAGGCAGAGTACTTTATGGCTGAGATTCCAGGAGTAGATGCAGATGGATATGTAATAAGAGCTGTGGCAATAGACTTCTATGGAAACAAAGCGACTTCCGAAATGACCGTTGGAGAAATAGAAACTTCCACAACTCCAAGTACAACTGAAAGTCCAACATCCTCATCAACTACTTCCAGCCCTTCAACAACCTCACCGGAAACAACTTCTCCAACAACAGAAACTCCTACTTCATCCTCCACAACAACGTCTGGAGGTACATGTGGGCCTGCAGCAATTATAAGTCTTGCATTATTGCCCCTAATAGCCCACAGGAAGAAGAAATGA
- a CDS encoding ATP-binding cassette domain-containing protein, with protein sequence MYAIEVENLVKKYGDFEAVKGISFKVNKGEIFAFLGPNGAGKTTTVHVLTTLLRLTSGKAIVAGHDVVKEPMEVRKKIGIVFQDPSLDRELTAYENMYIHGRIYGLTGNKLEEKIERLLKFVELWEFKDKPVKMFSGGMQRRLEIARSLLHEPEILFLDEPTIGLDPQTRAHIWDYIKAMKEEHNMTIFLTTHYMDEAEQLADRIAIIDHGKIIAEGTANELKKLVGNDVVYLKLEALEEVKCLKAEFIKGCKILSDGKVQLEVENAAEALPKLFTLVQHLGVKILEVTYHRPTLNDVFLHLTGREIREESGENAFKRMARMRMRR encoded by the coding sequence ATGTATGCTATTGAAGTTGAAAATTTGGTAAAGAAATATGGAGATTTTGAAGCTGTTAAAGGTATCTCATTCAAAGTAAATAAGGGAGAGATATTTGCATTTTTGGGTCCCAATGGGGCGGGTAAGACTACTACTGTTCATGTACTTACCACTCTCCTTAGATTAACCTCTGGAAAAGCCATTGTAGCAGGACACGATGTTGTAAAGGAACCAATGGAGGTTAGGAAAAAGATTGGCATTGTATTTCAGGATCCTAGCTTGGATAGAGAGTTGACGGCTTATGAGAACATGTATATTCATGGAAGAATTTACGGTTTAACTGGAAATAAATTGGAAGAAAAGATAGAAAGGCTCCTTAAATTTGTTGAATTGTGGGAGTTCAAAGATAAACCTGTAAAGATGTTCAGTGGAGGCATGCAGAGGAGACTCGAAATAGCACGTTCACTTCTTCATGAGCCAGAAATTCTTTTCTTGGATGAACCTACAATAGGTCTTGATCCTCAAACAAGAGCTCACATCTGGGATTACATTAAAGCAATGAAAGAAGAACACAATATGACGATTTTCTTGACAACACATTATATGGATGAGGCCGAACAGCTAGCAGACAGAATTGCTATAATTGATCATGGTAAGATAATTGCAGAAGGAACGGCCAATGAGTTGAAAAAATTGGTTGGTAATGATGTAGTTTATCTTAAACTTGAAGCTCTGGAAGAAGTTAAATGCTTAAAAGCGGAGTTTATTAAGGGTTGTAAAATTTTATCTGACGGAAAGGTGCAATTAGAAGTGGAAAATGCTGCAGAAGCTCTCCCAAAGCTCTTTACTTTGGTCCAGCACTTAGGAGTTAAAATTCTTGAGGTTACCTATCACAGGCCTACGCTTAATGATGTTTTCCTACACTTAACTGGGAGAGAGATAAGAGAAGAAAGTGGAGAAAATGCATTCAAGAGAATGGCTCGTATGAGGATGAGAAGGTGA
- a CDS encoding phosphoglycerate kinase — translation MFRLSDFNYHDKVIFLRADLNSPVKDGKIISDARFRAVLHTIRYLLEHKAKVVIGTHQSKPYEEDYLTTEQHAEILSSLLGVKVKYVDDIFGKCARDAIKALKPSEVLMLENLRFAAEETKQNPLEYCERTHFVRKLSPLIDYVVNEAFAAAHRSQPSLVGFARIRPMIPGFLMEKEIKALTRAYESLERPKIYVLGGAKVEDSLNVAENVLRNEKADLILTGGLVGHVFTLAKGFDLGDANISFLDEKGLIKLVDRAEIILNEFYPYIRTPVDFAVEYKGERVEIDLLSDKQWIFDERPILDIGSRTIEKYSEILKEASIIVANGPMGVFEIEEFAKGTVEVFKAIGESKAFSIVGGGHSIASIYQYNIKGISHISTGGGAMLTFFAGQSLPVLQALKISYEKFKNKKELNQ, via the coding sequence ATGTTCAGGCTATCAGACTTCAATTACCATGATAAGGTCATTTTTCTCAGAGCAGACCTTAATTCCCCTGTAAAAGATGGGAAGATCATCAGTGATGCCAGATTTAGAGCCGTGCTGCATACCATACGATATCTGCTAGAGCATAAAGCAAAAGTGGTAATTGGTACTCACCAAAGCAAACCCTATGAGGAGGATTATTTGACCACAGAGCAACATGCTGAAATTTTGAGTTCTCTCCTGGGTGTGAAAGTAAAATACGTGGATGACATTTTTGGAAAATGTGCAAGAGACGCCATAAAGGCCCTAAAGCCCAGTGAAGTTTTAATGCTCGAAAACCTTAGGTTTGCAGCAGAAGAAACAAAACAAAATCCGCTGGAATATTGCGAGAGAACCCATTTTGTTAGAAAATTATCTCCCTTAATTGACTATGTTGTAAACGAGGCGTTCGCTGCTGCTCACCGCTCTCAACCTTCATTAGTTGGATTTGCAAGAATAAGGCCCATGATCCCCGGTTTTCTAATGGAAAAAGAAATAAAAGCCTTAACAAGGGCCTATGAAAGCTTAGAAAGACCTAAAATCTACGTACTTGGAGGTGCCAAGGTAGAAGATTCCTTAAACGTTGCAGAGAATGTTTTAAGAAATGAGAAGGCAGATTTAATTTTAACTGGAGGTTTAGTTGGACACGTATTCACCCTCGCTAAAGGTTTTGACCTAGGAGATGCCAATATCAGTTTTCTAGATGAAAAGGGATTAATAAAACTTGTAGATCGAGCAGAAATTATTTTAAATGAATTTTATCCGTATATAAGAACCCCCGTAGATTTTGCTGTTGAATACAAAGGAGAGAGAGTAGAAATAGACCTGCTAAGTGACAAACAATGGATATTTGATGAAAGGCCAATTTTGGACATTGGGAGCAGAACAATAGAAAAGTATAGCGAGATCCTAAAAGAAGCAAGTATAATAGTAGCCAACGGTCCAATGGGAGTTTTTGAGATTGAAGAATTTGCTAAAGGTACAGTAGAAGTATTTAAAGCAATAGGAGAGAGCAAAGCATTTTCTATAGTTGGAGGAGGGCATAGTATAGCCAGCATATATCAATACAATATAAAAGGAATTTCTCATATAAGCACGGGCGGAGGAGCTATGTTGACATTTTTTGCTGGACAATCGCTTCCAGTATTACAGGCCTTGAAAATAAGTTACGAAAAATTCAAAAATAAAAAAGAGCTCAATCAATAG
- a CDS encoding sugar phosphate isomerase/epimerase family protein — protein sequence MKKVIGVSTQALYNKSLTLALHKISQLKIDFIEIVNEGYHTLNRHNYKIQMDFLEEAKLKNIIHAPFSDVNMGSLNEKIRRISLELLFETFEIAHEMGSALVVIHPGHYSPLSSRFPKAYEKVQKRSLEEISKISQKIGITVALENMPSYPILDGQTPERIKELVDGTEILVTFDIGHLNTVNAQFDRFIELLEDRIIYAHLSDNHGANDSHLALGEGNIPWKTLINQLRNIPMSLEVKTFEDILKSLEFLNKMTRGV from the coding sequence GTGAAAAAAGTGATAGGAGTCTCAACACAAGCATTATACAACAAAAGCCTCACTCTTGCCCTTCATAAAATAAGCCAACTTAAAATCGATTTTATAGAAATAGTGAACGAAGGATATCACACACTAAACCGGCATAATTACAAAATACAAATGGATTTTCTGGAAGAGGCCAAGTTAAAGAATATTATCCATGCTCCCTTCAGTGATGTAAACATGGGCTCCCTAAACGAGAAAATTAGGAGGATCTCACTAGAACTCCTCTTTGAAACCTTTGAAATTGCACATGAGATGGGTTCTGCACTTGTAGTTATCCATCCTGGTCATTATTCGCCTTTAAGTAGCCGTTTTCCAAAGGCCTACGAAAAAGTTCAAAAACGATCATTAGAAGAAATTAGTAAAATTTCCCAAAAAATTGGAATAACAGTGGCTCTGGAGAATATGCCATCATACCCTATTCTCGATGGCCAAACACCGGAACGTATTAAAGAATTGGTAGATGGAACGGAGATATTGGTTACTTTTGATATCGGGCATTTAAATACCGTTAATGCTCAGTTTGATAGGTTTATTGAGCTTTTAGAAGATAGAATTATTTATGCACACCTAAGTGATAATCATGGCGCAAATGACTCCCATCTAGCCCTTGGGGAGGGTAACATACCTTGGAAAACCCTAATAAATCAACTTAGGAATATTCCTATGTCATTAGAAGTGAAAACCTTTGAAGACATTTTAAAAAGCCTTGAATTCTTAAACAAAATGACAAGAGGCGTTTGA
- a CDS encoding ABC transporter permease: MRAFITMIYRQTKRFFRARSRVVGMIINPLIWLVFFGLGWSKVFNNPMARTIFGGVDYLTFLAPGIFAMTIFNQSFVSGVSVIWDKQFGFLKEVLVAPASRKETILGRLAGDSLLTTVQGLIILLLTFLLAENLKISGIIPALLIGFLLAIAFSGFGTSLALKMESMEGFQMIMMVLMLPLTFLSGAIYPIEAMPSWMKALAYINPLTYAVDGARYYLVGANVTKFSITIDWAVLSLLAVVLVSLAMVEFEKATID, from the coding sequence ATGAGGGCGTTTATCACTATGATTTACAGGCAGACAAAGCGTTTTTTTAGAGCACGGTCGAGGGTAGTAGGAATGATAATAAATCCTCTGATCTGGTTAGTGTTTTTTGGTCTTGGGTGGAGTAAAGTTTTCAACAATCCTATGGCTAGAACTATATTTGGAGGGGTTGATTATCTCACTTTCCTAGCACCGGGTATATTTGCTATGACCATATTCAATCAGAGTTTCGTGAGTGGTGTAAGCGTTATATGGGACAAGCAATTTGGCTTTTTAAAGGAGGTTCTGGTAGCACCAGCTTCAAGGAAAGAAACTATTCTAGGGAGATTAGCGGGAGATTCACTCCTCACAACAGTCCAAGGCCTTATAATACTCCTATTGACGTTCCTATTGGCAGAAAATCTTAAAATTTCCGGAATAATCCCTGCCCTTTTAATAGGCTTTCTGTTAGCTATAGCATTCTCTGGATTTGGAACAAGTCTGGCCCTTAAAATGGAAAGTATGGAAGGATTTCAGATGATAATGATGGTCCTAATGTTGCCACTCACGTTCCTCAGCGGGGCCATATATCCAATAGAAGCTATGCCAAGCTGGATGAAGGCTTTGGCTTATATAAACCCGCTAACCTATGCGGTGGACGGAGCTCGCTATTATCTCGTAGGAGCAAATGTTACCAAGTTTTCCATAACAATCGATTGGGCAGTGTTGAGTCTCCTTGCAGTTGTATTAGTCAGTCTTGCCATGGTGGAATTTGAAAAAGCAACTATTGATTGA
- a CDS encoding endonuclease III domain-containing protein, which produces MAAKNSHSFTFEENWEEKKRRAKEIVKRLINHYQREKLLTGDPYKTLIYCIISQRMRDEVTNKVGKMLFKKYKNIENIANAPVEEMQEFLRNNGVGLWKTKGEWIVRTSQIILREYRGRVPNKIEELMKLPGIGRKCANIVLAYGFGKQTIPVDTHVNRISKRLGLAPPTVAPEKVEEYLKKLIPEDLWIYINHAMVDHGKRICKPIGPKCHECFFQDLCPYNNNLIKKEDIK; this is translated from the coding sequence ATGGCGGCAAAAAACTCACACTCATTCACCTTTGAAGAAAACTGGGAAGAGAAGAAAAGGAGAGCCAAAGAGATAGTGAAACGCCTGATAAACCACTATCAAAGAGAAAAACTCCTAACTGGAGATCCCTATAAAACACTCATTTACTGTATAATCTCGCAAAGAATGAGAGATGAGGTTACAAACAAGGTAGGGAAGATGCTCTTCAAAAAATACAAGAATATTGAAAACATTGCCAATGCACCTGTAGAAGAAATGCAAGAGTTTTTAAGAAACAATGGTGTTGGCCTATGGAAAACCAAAGGGGAATGGATAGTCCGAACTTCCCAGATAATTTTGAGAGAATATCGTGGGAGAGTTCCGAATAAAATTGAGGAACTTATGAAACTTCCAGGAATCGGAAGAAAGTGTGCAAACATTGTCTTAGCTTACGGATTTGGAAAACAAACTATCCCTGTTGATACCCACGTAAACAGAATAAGCAAACGCTTAGGCTTAGCTCCCCCAACGGTTGCACCAGAGAAAGTTGAGGAGTATTTAAAAAAGTTGATCCCGGAGGACTTGTGGATATATATAAATCACGCAATGGTAGATCATGGAAAACGTATTTGCAAGCCAATAGGACCAAAATGTCACGAATGCTTCTTTCAGGATCTTTGTCCATACAATAACAACCTTATAAAAAAAGAAGATATAAAATAA